In Thermothelomyces thermophilus ATCC 42464 chromosome 5, complete sequence, the sequence AGGAAGGGGAGAAGTTGGTTCCTACGAGGATTCCCGCGCCGCGCACGTCAGTCTCGTCGAGTGCGGGAGCTAAGATGGCTTGGCGCCCGTTTGTTTGTCGGTGCCTGACTGGACTAACCCGTGGGGGGCAGGGATTGAGTCGGCGGGCGGGACCCTGAGGAGGGGGAAGGAACGCACGCGGGGAGAATGACGAGAGAGTGTTTAGAGTGATTCATCGATGACCCCGATGCTTACACTAAGAGAGGAAAAAAATACTGCTTGCCTATCGTTTAAATCTACAGCTACAAATCGCCGATCGATCGGGCAGGAACAAGCCGGCGAAGGCAGGGGGATGGAAGTATAACACAGCCGGACATAGTCGCCAACCGTTTGACAACTCATCAGAGCGAGCTGTCAGGCGCTTGGTTCCTGCATCCAAAAACGCCGCTGGTTGGAGCGGCGTGAGTGGGCTGCAGCCAAACCTTAGCCCTTGCAGCCTTGTTGGTTGCTGGCGTTGACGTTGGGCTCCCAAGATCGGAATGCCGCGGCGCGAGGCCCACATGGAACCGGAGACCAACCAACAACAACCCCCCTGCACAAGGCGCGGCAACAGCCTACCGAAGTATATCACGTAAGGAGATCAGGATGGGTCATTTCCTACGTCTTTAAATTCTGTGTCTAACCAGACGCCTGTCTACAGTCATAGAGATATAGAGATGAAGCAATAtgtctgtatgtacatataaATGACTAGCGAGCCGTGAAAACAGCGCCGAAAGGTGGTGCCAAGGAAAGAAAGTTCTGTCGTGTCCCGAGATCCGAGCCCTATGTAGAATTTGCGATTGAACCGCCCTTGAGCGCCACAAGAAGATCTGTGCCCGACAATTGAGATCTAACCGCAGACCAACCAAAACCCTGCGCCGCAATCCGCTACGTCTTCGTCATCACACCCCGTTCCCCGCCTCACAGCAGGCTCTCGCCGAGAGCGCAGCGGACGAGGGAGCAGCCGGCTCGGACGGTCTCGTGGGCGCCCAGGTCGGTATCTGCCGCCAGGCGGGGGTTGACCTCGACGAGGTCCACCGCCACCAGGCTGCCGGTCTGGTGCACCGACTCGCAGATGAAGTCGCCCTCGCGCAGGGTTAGACCCCCACGCACCGGCGTGCCGGTCGACGGCGCCCACATGGGGTCGAGGGCGTCGACATCGAACGAGAGGTGGATCGGAGTGTCGTTGCCGATGTGCGCGAGCGCCATCTCCATGACGCGACCGATGCCGTGCCTAGATTTGCAACTGTCAGCCTTGACTCGCCCCGTTTTTCCCAAAGCGCGCCGGAAAAAAAATTGGCTTACTTGTCGATGTCAAACATGCTGAACGCCTTGATGCCATTCTCCCGCAGGATACGCTTCTCCCCGGCGTCCACATCCCGCAACCCAATGTACACCAGCTTCTTGACGCTCACCCGGTGCTCGTCCGTCAACCAGCCAAAGAACTCCTCCTTATCATCGCGCGCGAGGCCGGTCAGGAAGCTGACGGGCATTCCGTGCAcgttgccgctgccgctcgtCTCCGGGGTGTTGATGTCGGCGTGCGCATCGACCCAAATGACCGCAATGTCCCTCCCGATCCTCTCCCTGGTGGCCTTGGCGGTCCCCGCGATGGTGCCGATGGCGATGCTGTGGTCCCCGCCCAGGGTCAACACCAGCCTGCCTTCCTTGGCGTGCCTGTAGACCTGTTCGGCGATGCGCCTCGTGACAGCCGACACGGCGCGGGGGTTCTTCATGCCGCGGTGGGGCGGGTCCTGCGCCGGCACGACGTCGGAGAACGAATGCACGGCGTCATGGCCGTGCAGCCTGTAGCCGAGGTCGTCGCGCAGCTGTGTCAGCAGGCCCGACTCGATCAGCGCAGCGGGCGCCGCGTCGACTCCCGGCTTGGGCTGCCCGCCCGAGAAACCGACCGCGACGATCCCCAGGTCCTGGGGCTGCGACAGGAACTTGGATTCGATCATGGACGTGTTGTCCAGCCTGCCGAAGTGGCGTGGGGCGGGCTGCTTGGTGGTGGTGCAGGATTGCTGCGTCGCCGATGCGCTTTCGTTGAAATCGCCGCTGACACGGGAGGGAGACATGGTAATATACGGGTGGCGATATTAGCAACCAGGAAATGTGGAATCAACTGATCTTTCGATTCGTTCTCTCTGCGCGGGAGTTTCGAACCGCGAGATCTCGCGAGATCTGTCGCTCGTCAGTCAGAACTTCAGAAcactgaaaaaaaaaagaagaaaaaaaaaagaaaaaaacctAAAATATAGCAGGCCTCCCCCCTTccaccctcccccctccaCAAAGAACTTGTATCAAAAATGAAGCGATAAACGGCTTATCGCCGGCCAGGCTCTCTCAATGGAACCTCCCGGCACATGGCACATGTCAAACAAGGGATCCTGGCAGATCTTCCGCCCGTGATCTAGTCTCTGCCAAGCATTCCATTCGTTTTCGAACACGCCAAGCCCATTTGACAGCAAGCTCAAGCGACTCCGTAGTTTGGTGGGGCTGCCGAGGGGCACAACTGATTCAGATAGATGAGACGAGACCTCGAAACACATACCTTTTGTTCGCCTCACAGGACAACTGATGCTGGAACACCAGGAAGACAGAATCGGAGTGCAACGGGACCGTGTTTGTCGGCCACGGAGAAAGACCGGCGGATCAGTGTGATGTCGGCAGCCCACAAGATCGGGATCGGGGTTGCTGCACAGAAATGCCAAGATCGATTCTCGAGGGAGTCGTCAGTGATTATTTTTGCAGAGAAGAATGAGAGCTTCCACCATCACGAATAAATAAAGGCAGGCCTCGACCTTTTTTATATATCACTTCTTCCGCCCCCTCCGAGGGGTCAAAACGTAAGCTCGTCGATGCCGCCTCGCCAGGAGGTCCACACCGCATCGCTTGCAAGCACTGGCAGTGGCTCGGTCCTTTTCCAAACCCTCCCCATCCTTGGATTTGTCTTGCTGTGCCGTCAAAATCACTCACGTGGGGAGAGTCTCGGTGTTTGTCAGGGGGCGGTACCACATCATCTCGGAGCCGACTGCCGTTAAGTTATAAGTGCGATTGCAGTTAACGGCAGGCGTCTAAGTTTTGGCGGATACCACCGGCAAATCCCGGCCCACAGCAGCCACCGAGCAGGCATCGTTCAGGCATCGCCTCCGGCCCCTCCACCGCCTGCGCTCGCCGTGCTTGACCACCGTGGCTGCGAACCCTGCCGCCGAGCAATGACCACGGGATGCATGTTTAGGTAAGAGATTGCTCTGGTTTCTGAATCGGGGTTCATGGGTTGGGCGTCACGGGGACATATTGATGAGCGGAAAATCAGGAGTTGTGCAAAACATGTGTCAGTTGCGAAACGCCAAGCTTGATCGAATCGATCCAGAACCAGATAAGCCTTGATACCAAGCTACGATACATAAGGTACTGTACattagtgtacggattagatAGATCATCTGAAACTGCGACGATTTGGTTCAATATCGGCAGAATCTTCCATCATTCATTACAACGAAGTACACACAGATTGGTTGCCCATCCTAGACAATGCGCCGCGCAGCAGTCTTTGCCCAGCCTCTAAAAATCCCTAGGCCGATAAGTTCCCAACACACAGACACTGATAACCTTAAACCCTGACGCGATTGCGATGGCCCGAGACGTGCAGCTCTACACTTGCGCAGACAAGTGTAAGCACAATCACATCAACCTCACCTTGACTCAATGCGACACAAGACCCGTCAGGGCTCATAATAAATCATCAACCCACCCCATCATCTCCCGCCTTTCGTCCACGACCCTCGCATACTCCAACAGCAGCCTCAATACGTAGACCTGCATATCTTCTTTCCTCAATACCCTCGCGGCCCAGTCTCTCCCGTCCATTGCGATCTTTTTCGCAACGTCATCCCTCCCTTGCGTCTTGCCGTTTCCAAGGAAATACGCCAACAAGCCGAACCAGTCCCCGAACCGATTGTCCATCGGCACAAAGTGTTTCCATGCCACCAGCCGGCTGTCATGCCACTCCCGCCACAAAGTGGACTTGATCGGCAGCGAGGTGCTCTTTAGAAACCCGAGGTACCGCCCGCTGAACGAGTTGCCGTCAATATCGGGCAGGATCTTGAAGTGGAACTGATCGGCCATGGGGATGGAGGGGACGATGCTGAAGAAGGGTACTGTGTAGTTACAGCCTGGAAATCCCGGCTCGGATTCCTCGGGTGGCGGAACATAAAGGCACATCATGTCCGTGAAACCGATATTGGTGTTTGCCGAGATCCAGTCCGGCAGCGCGTCGGGGAGTGGGTAGCgcggggaggggagggcgAAGTTTGGCGGGGGCTGTGACGAGTCGGAGAGGATCGAGGCGTTATTCATGGCGACGAAGCGGTGGCGCTGGAAGGAGCGCCAGTTGTTCGGCCGGTTGCGGCCGCCAGTAGCTACCCCGCGCCAGGCCGCCATCGCATGTTTGGCTTCCCAGGGGATGGAGGCGCCCTCGGCGCCGACGAAGCGGTCTTCTTCGTTCCAGTAGATGGGCGCCGGGAGGAGGATGTCGTTGTTGACGGCGAGCTTAGAGCCGCCAAACATCGGGAGGAGCGACTTGGTCGCCGAGACGGAGAGGGGCTCGACGAAAATGCCTTCCAGGGCTTGCAGGTCGGGCTGGTGGCAGAAGGAGGTGCTGAGGGTGTAGTTGGCAACGTAGCCGTCTCGCATATGTGCGAGGCTGAAGGGGTCGGCAATGGCCGGTGTCTGGTCAAAGTCGGTGATGACTTCGGCTTCGCGAGCTGGGCTGTCGGGTGGACATCCGCGGCGCACAATGCGCCAGTAGTGCTCTGTAATGTCTCTCGGTTAGTGTTATCTCCAGGCGGGCTGacggaggaagaggaggaggaagaaggatcAAGGCGGCTTACTGTCGCTTTCCCAGATTACCGGCGGCATCTGCTCTTGATCCGGCGGCGCTTGCTCAACCGGAGGCAGCTTTCCAAAGTTGGATACCACCTCCTTCGGGTTCGCCATCGTCTTGGTTTTGGCCGCCTCACGCAGATACTCGTTCACGTCTTCCCAGGACGCCACTACCCTCGGCTCGTCCATCGGGTTCAAGGCGAGGTCCATATCCGGGAGAAGATGCTCGATAGTTTGTATCAAAGTCAGCCAGATCTGCGTCCAAAACCAATCGCTTTCTGTCGAGGCCTTGTGGTCGCGAATGTGGATGCGCATCTCAAACTCGCGAGCGTCTTTGCGAATGCGCGCAGGATCGAGCGCCCAAAACGGCTCCAGATCATGATAAATCTGGTCCCAGAAGTCTTCGACAATGATGGCTTGTTTTTCCACCGCGAATTGGTACCATTGATCGAAGCCGGGCGGGGGGTGTCTGCCGCGGCGCTTGCGgtaggcggcggcggcatctgGCAGGCTTTTGGTCGCCTTTGCGATCTTGGATGCGAACTCTTTCTCGGCGGCCTTGACTAGCTTGTCGATGGGATGCCCGGACGAGCTGAACAATCGGCGCCACGGCCTCAACGGTGCGAAGGAGCCATCCTGGGAGGGGTCGGAGGGCCCGAGCAGGGAGTAGAAGACGAAGATCAGGAGGAGCGCTCGCACGATGTAGCGAACAGCCGTCGATGGACGACGAGGAAACCCCACCATGGTTCTATATCAGAGGATCATTCCGGAGTATCGATTGAAGAATGTCGTCTATCTCCGTCTTGTCGTGCAGAGGACGTTAGGTTATCAGTCCGACTGGCAACAAAGTCGCATCAGACTTAACAGGCTCGCCGGGTTGCTGCATCAAACTGACAGACGGCCAACAAGACAAAATGAGGCTCGTAGTCGGTGGTTGTGCAGGTTGTGGGACATTGGGGGAGAAGAGTCAGCACTCCCTCCCATGGAGGAGCAAGAGGACGAAGACAAGCAAGCAAGGCTACGAATCGGTGTTGGACCGCGAAACGAGCAAGGATCCCCAGAAAGTGTTCAGAAACTGTGCAGCTCTGGCGTAGTTACCCCCGGCAGGAACAACAGGGGTTCACCTCCCAATCACTCTGGAGTCTGTGTGGGTCTGCCGCTTCGGCAATCATACCCCGTATCCACTCAGGCTCCGCGCACCCGCGGCGTGAGTAGTATTCGGAGTAGTAGTGCGTCTGTACACTACTGAAGGGAGGCAATTCCGTAGTGATAGggtatgtacgtacatatGTACAATACAACGAACTACATCCATACTGTAATCTGCGGTCCATACTCCGTACCGTCGTTCAAACACCGCTCAAGTACGTAGTGTGTTCGATGCCGAAGACACGAATACGGAATGATAAGTACACACTTGCCCGCCAATGCCCAGGTTGCCGACAAAAGCGTCCCACTGAAAATACCGAGCCGAGAGGCAAGAATCGACGCCACATGCGATATCGTTGGTTCTGAATGCCGCATTAACTAGCGCCCGCCTTGATTCTCTGTGCGCTTCCAAGGCCATCCAACGCGCCGTGCCCACAGTGTTCCAGGTTGTAAAGCGCAAGACCCGAAAGCAAACACGCTATCCATGCATATTATATTTTAGATTAGTCCCCCGCTGGCGCACTCCAGGACCCTGCCAAGTTTTTTTTCTTGGTGGGGTTGGGCCGCTGTGGTGGTGCAGCCGCGGGCCTTCTGCACGACTGCTTTGCTGCATCCAATAATCAGTCACTCGCAAGCGCGGTCCAGAAATAGAAGGAGGGCTAGCCGATCAACCCCTGACAGGCGCCGAAGATTGCCATACAACGGGAAAACACGGAGAGAGGACAAAATAACCGCATCCCGTTTTAGAGGGAGGGCCTTCTACTGAACCTGGGACAATACACCATATGCGTCGTTGACCATGGAGACTGTTGGTTGTGAtacttgtacatacattaaCAGATATACACACCCCGAAACACCGGGGAAAGATCTGAGCCTCATATGCTCCGCGATACACCCTTATATACATAGTACAGAAAAACGCCGTCTACCCATATACGCCTTGCCATGCATGCCGTGCCGTCTTGAGTGCAACTTTGGAAAttccccctctctcctctctATTCAGACATAGCAAACTtcccgtcctcctcgtcgggaCTCTCCATGTCCTCAAGGGTGCGGGACACCAGCTCCGAATAGCTCGGCCGGAACGGCCAGGTCATCCAGGCCTCGGCGATTTCGACCATCTGGCTCTGGCTGAGCGTCCGCGTCGGCTGCTCGAGGAGGCCCGGCGGGATCCCGCCCTTCCGGGGATCGAGCAGGCTCGGGCAACGCGGGACGATgccctcgccggcgccggcggcgatgcTGTTGAGCGACTTGGTGACCGGGTCGATCGGGCGCTGGACGAGCCCGCGCAGGATGAGGTCGAACGTGTCGCCCCCGCGCGTCGAGTGCTGGCCCATGTCGCGCAGGATCCCGGGCACCGCCTTGGGCTGGATGTCCAGAAGGGTGCAGGGCACCTGGGGGAAGAACTCGGCGGGGGTCGCTCGCAGGGGCTCGACGTAGCGGCGGTCCCAGTTCAGGATGGGCGATTCCTGCCGGAGGATGTGGAGGTTGTcgcggtggaggaggaggtcgcTGCGGGCCGCCTGCTCGAGGCTATTGGCCCGCTCGCCCCACGCCTGCCCGCGCTTGCGCGCCTTGGCCAGGAGCTTCTCGTTCGAGCCGGCGTCGATGTAGGCTTGGATGATCGCGTAGTACTCCTCCATCATCTTCACAATCATCTCCGAGCGCCTGAGGGTGTGGTTGCGTAGGTATAGGAGGCTCTTGTATCGCTTGTGTTCCTTGGAGCTTGTGGAAAGCTCCCCTTTTAAGTAAGCGGCCTCGAGCGCTTCCAGCTCGGCCATGTACGGCCGCTCGTGCGTGTGTTTGCTGGCGAAGGCGGCGGGGTCGTTGAGCTTTGCGACCTCGAGGAACTCGCGCAGATGCTGCGGCTCCCTCCCCGGCAGCATCTCAAACCCGCCCGCGCGCATCCGCTCCGCCGTCTTCATCGTGCTCTCGAGATCGAGAGCATCGTCGCGCTGGAACCAGGCTGGGGTGCGCCCGCTGGTCGAGATGTCCTGCTCGCCGCCGACGATCTCGCACACCCAGTCGGTCGCAATCTCTGCCTCGATGGCCATCTTCTTGCGCCGCTGGACGGTGCGCGGCAGCATCGACATCTTCTCCGAGTTCTCGGCCCATATGAGCATGCGCACGAGGCCGTACTTCTGGAACAGGCCGCCGGGGCGGATCGAGGAGATCACCTGAAACAGAACCAGCTGGGCGAGGCTTTCGAAGGTTCGGAACCTCCTCTTCGGGTACATGGCCAGATTCATGGTGACGAGTAGCGTGTCGTTGCGCTCCGGCATCTCCTTGGGGCTGTACCTGCGCTCGACCTGGTGCGGCAGCACCTCTGGGCTCAGGATCTTGTTGAGCTGCTCCCAGACGATGCCGGATTCGGGGAGTAGCCGGGCGCCGGGCCGGTCGAGAAGTGGTTGGAGATAGGGCttgtagaattcctcgtcgGGCTCCATAAGGATGTGAGAGCGCGGTCTGAGCAGATCGTTGAGCTTCTGGCTCCAGACGCCGGCGCCCGGGAAGATGTCGATGAGATCGCATCCCTCGTGCCGGGTCAAGGTCGATTTGATGTAGTTCAGGGTGTCGTCGCACAGCTTCTCGCTGACAATGTTGACGCGGTACTTGTCGGTGTTTTTGCCCTTGCGCTTGCCGCGCATTGCCGCCCAGGAGCCGTCCTTATGAAGGCTCGCCGCGATGTCGTTGGGCAACTCCAAAGTGGCGCTCGGTTTGGATGCCGCCGCATAATTGGCCTGCTGCGCGCAGACGCGGCGCATTGCGCGCGGGAGAAGTGTTCTGCGCGCATGGCCGCCAAGTGCGTACATTGGGGGACGAGCGGCGCGCGTGTTCTGACGAGCAAGACGGCAGAATAATGCAACAAGTTGCACCTCGCATTCGGGCCAAAAAAGTTCCAGCGGCCGAGTTTTGCCCGTTGCGACTGATGCCATAATGCAGCGGCGGTTGATAGAGATACCATATGATAAGGGTTGGGGTTGTGAGTTGAAGCGGAACGAGGCATTGAACATTTAGTTTCGTCGGAGCCTTAACTAAGTAGACGAATTTAGTATAAGCCTTAACTAAAAACAGTTATTTATAACGAATTAGTAAATTATAAGCTCTAATCTCAAGAAGCTTTAATTAATATTAATCATTACCTTATAAATATATTTATAGAGACTTTAAAAGATATAAAACTAACTGACTAATTAGATATTGAACTAAGACTAAAAACTAGCTAACTTTGCAACCCTGCTTGAAAGTAACCTAAACGATTCAACGAACAGGAAGGGAGCGACAGAAGGATGCAAGCCAGAGAGCTGCAATGCAGCTTTTGCAAGTCGCACTACACTGATGACTTAACAGACAGACCTAGGGATTCAGTTTATTTAGGCACAAGGAAACCTCTAAtcgaaaagaaaaaaagagagaaacTGAAAGGCCACAGTATTGCTGGTGCAAATAATTATAACCCCCCCCCACACTGGCACCACTTACGCAGCCAACCCAACGCCGTTACTCTCGCTGTCCAAACGCCATCCTTCCATCTCCTCTCCCATGACTCCGGTCTTCCTGATCGGGCTCAGCAACCCCCCGCCGACACGAGGTAGCGGTAGGGAGAGCTCCTCAGGCAACCTGAatctcggcgtcgtcggcacCCACTCTTCTTccctctccccctcctccctcccctcTCCTCCGTGCCCGCTCGCGACCGCAACGACACCCACGGGCGTGACGGGCTCCGGCGCGCCGCCCTTCCGCCTGGCCACGTACGAGTCGCTCGCCGCCAGCCGCGCCACCTTCCTGAGCACCCTCCCCAGCCGATACCGCGCCCCGTACACGGGGCTCAGCCACGCGGCTACCATCCGGCTCGATCCCGGGCCGGTTCcccctgccgccgccgccgccgccgccgccgccgccgttgagGATGAAGGCGACGGCAGCggagatgacgacgacggcgacgcgtGCAGGGCGATGATGACGTCCGGGTCGTACGTTCCCAGCAGCGAGGTCCAGCGCTTCCACAGGCGGAACCGGTTGGCGGCCAGGACGGCCAGCAGCTCGGCCTGCGGCAGGAAGTAGCGGAACGGCACGGGCGCGAGCAGGTGGTGCAGCAGGTGGGCGACGGCGTAGCGCAGGAACGGGTACGACGACATGACGAGGTGGCGCTGCGAGGAGACGGTCGGCGGCGGGTGCCACCAGTGGAGGGTCGTCGTCTCGACGAATGGGACGTCCTGGCGCTGGCGGGGGGAGGAAGGTGATGttagggaggaggaggaggaggacgaggacgaggaggaggtggtggggGGGAAGGGCTTGTGCCGGCTGCGGCGGGCGCAGCCGTGGCCGAGGGCTTCGAAGTCCCGCATGTTGAGGTAGGTGAGGCAGGCGCGGAGGATGGTGTAGTGGGTGATGTCGAAAAAGTCGGAGAGGGGCAAGCTGGAAGGGATGGACGGGTTTCCGGTCGTGAGGCAAGCGAAGCCTCGGCCGGAGAGGAAGAAGTTGCGGACGGAAGGGTGGATGGGGTAGACGCGCTGCAGGCCAAGGGTTTCGTTGGCGTGGTGGTGGCCTTGGCAGCGGTCGTTGTCGGATTTGAGCTCGAGGAGGCCGATGGAGCGGGCGCGCAGCCAGCGGTAGAATTGGGATGGCGTGTCGGAGCTGATCTCGGAGTTGCGGAGCTGGCGGAGCTCGCGCATCGAGAAAGGCATACCAATGTCGAACGCCATTAGCGGACCGAGCCGCTCGAACAAGGCGAAGGGGTCTGGCTCGGTGAGTCTGATGGCGAGGAACAGGTCGTTGAGCCGCATGGGCTCCGCAGCGAGCATCACCCATTGGAAGAGGAGAAGAGACTCGGCCCGCTCTCGGTCGTTCAGGGTCGACAGCATCCACTCGTACAGGCCGTAGAGATCGCCGGGGATTTCCTCCACGGTATGCTCGATCATGTCCCGTGTGGCACCCTCCATGATGGCTGCGTTCAGTATGTTGACTACGATCTCCGCCCACAGAAACACGCCGGTCGATTTTTCGGCAATCCTGTTGACCGTCCGATTCCGCTCTTGCCACCCGGCAATCAGGTTCAGATTGACGTATCGCAGGATATCATCGGCGTTGCGCAGATGCATCGCAATACTGATAACGTTCTCCTCTTGGATGATCTCTGGATGGTGGCCGCTCGCGAGACAGATGCTAAAGTCGGAGTTGTGCGCAAGATGAGACAGGCGGCCGAGCAGCTCGTGCACATACGACGGGCACGCATCGTCAGAAACCTCGACGAAGATGAAGGTTCTCCGGGCCCGTGCTCGGGCTGTCTGGTTGGCATAATAGTCGGCGAAGAAGGCAGAGATCTGGGCGTCATCAAACGTTTGCGGGTCGTCTCGTGTTTGGTTGTACAGCGCAAGGAGGGCTTTTCGGAGGGACGGATCTTGTAAGAAGAGCCGGGCGAGAAGGCTGCGGTAAATACTGGCTGGGCTTGAACGCCGGTGTCCGGTGTTGGCACCTCCTGTTAGatcgtcggcctcggcggcgaccCAGATGAATGAGGCGCCTGCCGGGCCCCATTGTCTCTCGAGGCGTTTCTGGAGCGACCTTAGTAAAATCGTCTTTCCGGATCCTGATTCTCCCCTTATCCACAGGATCTTTTGCTTGTTTGGCCCATGACGGTGACACCACGTCTGGAACTCGTGCAGGTCGTACAGCCAGAGGCATGTGCCAGGGTAAGCCCTTGCTTGAACTGGCTCGGGAACTGCGGGTTGCGTGTGGCTGAGAGCCAACAGACATTCTGCGAATCGTTAGCGCGGCATCCGTGATAAAATGGGGCTTCCAACCAACACACCGGTCTCTCTGGCATTCAACGAGGCGCGCTACAATCCGTCAGCCCTTGTCCCGTGCATTATTCACGAAAGCAAACCTACTCCGTCTTCTTCGGTGGTGATGATGGCCGCCAGGGTCTTGACCAATGCGCGGTATCCCTGGTCTTGGGCCGATCCGAACTTGCAGATATCGTTATGGAGCGCATAAATAGTCTCTGGGTTCTCCCTCGGATCACCGATGAAGCTCGCCAGGCGCCGTATTGTCTGTTCCCGTCAACAGAGGAGCCCAACGCGCGTATTCGAGGTGTCTCCTGGTACGTACCGTTTCCGCCCTCAGTTCTGGGTACTGATAGCTTGCAATGACCGATTCCTGGAACGTCTTGACCTTGAAGTTGTACTCGTTCCAAAGCTTCACAAATGTTTGCCGGCCTAGCTCCAGCTCGAGCGCGCGTATTCCGCATACCTCGCGAAGAAGCGAATCGCTCGGGTCGGCGTGTAGAGTGGCGACGGCCATGCTTTGGA encodes:
- a CDS encoding glycosyltransferase family 90 protein (CAZy_ID 267964), whose protein sequence is MVGFPRRPSTAVRYIVRALLLIFVFYSLLGPSDPSQDGSFAPLRPWRRLFSSSGHPIDKLVKAAEKEFASKIAKATKSLPDAAAAYRKRRGRHPPPGFDQWYQFAVEKQAIIVEDFWDQIYHDLEPFWALDPARIRKDAREFEMRIHIRDHKASTESDWFWTQIWLTLIQTIEHLLPDMDLALNPMDEPRVVASWEDVNEYLREAAKTKTMANPKEVVSNFGKLPPVEQAPPDQEQMPPVIWESDKHYWRIVRRGCPPDSPAREAEVITDFDQTPAIADPFSLAHMRDGYVANYTLSTSFCHQPDLQALEGIFVEPLSVSATKSLLPMFGGSKLAVNNDILLPAPIYWNEEDRFVGAEGASIPWEAKHAMAAWRGVATGGRNRPNNWRSFQRHRFVAMNNASILSDSSQPPPNFALPSPRYPLPDALPDWISANTNIGFTDMMCLYVPPPEESEPGFPGCNYTVPFFSIVPSIPMADQFHFKILPDIDGNSFSGRYLGFLKSTSLPIKSTLWREWHDSRLVAWKHFVPMDNRFGDWFGLLAYFLGNGKTQGRDDVAKKIAMDGRDWAARVLRKEDMQVYVLRLLLEYARVVDERREMMGWVDDLL